One stretch of Pomacea canaliculata isolate SZHN2017 linkage group LG1, ASM307304v1, whole genome shotgun sequence DNA includes these proteins:
- the LOC112576014 gene encoding methyltransferase-like protein 22 isoform X2: MESDDDDDNERQFLSEVHMASLAEDLGVNRRVSRFFFQIPKALRPNIDCDGGSVVEDQKRGILQDAVPSKEIQEILQGSSYNGEACKYDDDEDGDPVISRQSIQQQKRDNSNTYDAVITLEHAMTTPLKDVGHQVWLGALLLCDFMLYAWQSFHEAIVLDLGAGVGLTSIVAAYIAQTVFCTDKGDPLLKLAQRNVERNTDTLPVKGEVRVRELDWNTQAFPSPEYNQRQTRSEFPFRAQDLQVLENCSVILAAEVVYDVELTDVFFRFLYSILIRPPAKTAYLTVEKRQVFSIADLDIVSPAYEQFRENLADLASVDQGPVRFVCTQVDTNFPQFFQYQRVKELG, from the exons ATggaaagtgatgatgatgatgacaacgaacGTCAGTTTCTGTCAGAAGTGCACATGGCCTCCCTGGCTGAAGATCTCGGTGTTAACCGAAGAG TTTCCAGATTCTTCTTTCAAATACCAAAGGCACTCAGACCAAACATAGACTGTGATGGGGGTAGTGTTGTTGAAGACCAGAAACGCGGCATCTTGCAGGACGCTGTTCCctcaaaagaaatacaagagaTACTACAGG GATCATCATACAACGGAGAAGCATGTAAatatgatgacgatgaagatggaGACCCAGTGATAAGCAGACAGTcaatacaacaacaaaagagaGATAACAGCAATACTTATGATGCTGTCATAACTCTAG AACATGCTATGACTACACCACTAAAAGATGTTGGGCACCAG GTGTGGCTGGGTGCTTTGCTTTTATGCGATTTCATGCTGTATGCATGGCAATCCTTTCATGAAGCCATTGTGTTGGATCTTGGAGCAGGCGTAGGGTTGACAAGTATTGTTGCAGCATACATTGCCCAAACTGTCTTTTGCACAG ACAAGGGAGACCCCCTGCTTAAGTTGGCCCAGCGTAACGTGGAAAGGAATACAGACACATTACCAGTGAAGGGAGAAGTTCGTGTTCGAGAATTAGACTGGAATACTCAGGCATTTCCTTCTCCAGAATATA ATCAACGACAGACTAGGAGTGAGTTTCCATTCAGGGCCCAGGATTTACAAGTTTTGGAGAACTGTTCAGTCATTCTGGCGGCTGAAG TCGTGTATGATGTAGAGTTGACTGACGTGTTCTTCCGATTTCTGTACAGCATTCTCATCAGACCTCCGGCCAAAACGGCCTACTTGACAGTAGAGAAGAG GCAGGTGTTCAGCATAGCTGACCTGGACATCGTGAGCCCCGCCTACGAGCAGTTCCGGGAGAACCTTGCGGACCTGGCGAGCGTGGACCAAGGACCCGTACGCTTTGTGTGCACACAGGTGGACACCAACTTCCCACAGTTTTTTCAGTACCAGCGTGTAAAGGAACTG GGTTGA
- the LOC112576014 gene encoding methyltransferase-like protein 22 isoform X1 produces the protein MESDDDDDNERQFLSEVHMASLAEDLGVNRRVSRFFFQIPKALRPNIDCDGGSVVEDQKRGILQDAVPSKEIQEILQGSSYNGEACKYDDDEDGDPVISRQSIQQQKRDNSNTYDAVITLEHAMTTPLKDVGHQVWLGALLLCDFMLYAWQSFHEAIVLDLGAGVGLTSIVAAYIAQTVFCTDKGDPLLKLAQRNVERNTDTLPVKGEVRVRELDWNTQAFPSPEYNQRQTRSEFPFRAQDLQVLENCSVILAAEVVYDVELTDVFFRFLYSILIRPPAKTAYLTVEKRQVFSIADLDIVSPAYEQFRENLADLASVDQGPVRFVCTQVDTNFPQFFQYQRVKELELWKVEVAFTNS, from the exons ATggaaagtgatgatgatgatgacaacgaacGTCAGTTTCTGTCAGAAGTGCACATGGCCTCCCTGGCTGAAGATCTCGGTGTTAACCGAAGAG TTTCCAGATTCTTCTTTCAAATACCAAAGGCACTCAGACCAAACATAGACTGTGATGGGGGTAGTGTTGTTGAAGACCAGAAACGCGGCATCTTGCAGGACGCTGTTCCctcaaaagaaatacaagagaTACTACAGG GATCATCATACAACGGAGAAGCATGTAAatatgatgacgatgaagatggaGACCCAGTGATAAGCAGACAGTcaatacaacaacaaaagagaGATAACAGCAATACTTATGATGCTGTCATAACTCTAG AACATGCTATGACTACACCACTAAAAGATGTTGGGCACCAG GTGTGGCTGGGTGCTTTGCTTTTATGCGATTTCATGCTGTATGCATGGCAATCCTTTCATGAAGCCATTGTGTTGGATCTTGGAGCAGGCGTAGGGTTGACAAGTATTGTTGCAGCATACATTGCCCAAACTGTCTTTTGCACAG ACAAGGGAGACCCCCTGCTTAAGTTGGCCCAGCGTAACGTGGAAAGGAATACAGACACATTACCAGTGAAGGGAGAAGTTCGTGTTCGAGAATTAGACTGGAATACTCAGGCATTTCCTTCTCCAGAATATA ATCAACGACAGACTAGGAGTGAGTTTCCATTCAGGGCCCAGGATTTACAAGTTTTGGAGAACTGTTCAGTCATTCTGGCGGCTGAAG TCGTGTATGATGTAGAGTTGACTGACGTGTTCTTCCGATTTCTGTACAGCATTCTCATCAGACCTCCGGCCAAAACGGCCTACTTGACAGTAGAGAAGAG GCAGGTGTTCAGCATAGCTGACCTGGACATCGTGAGCCCCGCCTACGAGCAGTTCCGGGAGAACCTTGCGGACCTGGCGAGCGTGGACCAAGGACCCGTACGCTTTGTGTGCACACAGGTGGACACCAACTTCCCACAGTTTTTTCAGTACCAGCGTGTAAAGGAACTG
- the LOC112576014 gene encoding methyltransferase-like protein 22 isoform X3, whose product MESDDDDDNERQFLSEVHMASLAEDLGVNRRVSRFFFQIPKALRPNIDCDGGSVVEDQKRGILQDAVPSKEIQEILQGSSYNGEACKYDDDEDGDPVISRQSIQQQKRDNSNTYDAVITLEHAMTTPLKDVGHQVWLGALLLCDFMLYAWQSFHEAIVLDLGAGVGLTSIVAAYIAQTVFCTDKGDPLLKLAQRNVERNTDTLPVKGEVRVRELDWNTQAFPSPEYNQRQTRSEFPFRAQDLQVLENCSVILAAEVVYDVELTDVFFRFLYSILIRPPAKTAYLTVEKRSGMLPKLDTGAFCVNSDTMKGSEKLEESLSGVQHS is encoded by the exons ATggaaagtgatgatgatgatgacaacgaacGTCAGTTTCTGTCAGAAGTGCACATGGCCTCCCTGGCTGAAGATCTCGGTGTTAACCGAAGAG TTTCCAGATTCTTCTTTCAAATACCAAAGGCACTCAGACCAAACATAGACTGTGATGGGGGTAGTGTTGTTGAAGACCAGAAACGCGGCATCTTGCAGGACGCTGTTCCctcaaaagaaatacaagagaTACTACAGG GATCATCATACAACGGAGAAGCATGTAAatatgatgacgatgaagatggaGACCCAGTGATAAGCAGACAGTcaatacaacaacaaaagagaGATAACAGCAATACTTATGATGCTGTCATAACTCTAG AACATGCTATGACTACACCACTAAAAGATGTTGGGCACCAG GTGTGGCTGGGTGCTTTGCTTTTATGCGATTTCATGCTGTATGCATGGCAATCCTTTCATGAAGCCATTGTGTTGGATCTTGGAGCAGGCGTAGGGTTGACAAGTATTGTTGCAGCATACATTGCCCAAACTGTCTTTTGCACAG ACAAGGGAGACCCCCTGCTTAAGTTGGCCCAGCGTAACGTGGAAAGGAATACAGACACATTACCAGTGAAGGGAGAAGTTCGTGTTCGAGAATTAGACTGGAATACTCAGGCATTTCCTTCTCCAGAATATA ATCAACGACAGACTAGGAGTGAGTTTCCATTCAGGGCCCAGGATTTACAAGTTTTGGAGAACTGTTCAGTCATTCTGGCGGCTGAAG TCGTGTATGATGTAGAGTTGACTGACGTGTTCTTCCGATTTCTGTACAGCATTCTCATCAGACCTCCGGCCAAAACGGCCTACTTGACAGTAGAGAAGAG ATCGGGCATGCTGCCTAAATTGGACACCGGGGCCTTTTGTGTCAACTCCGACACAATGAAGGGCTCGGAGAAATTGGAAGAAAGCTTAAGCG GTGTTCAGCATAGCTGA
- the LOC112576014 gene encoding methyltransferase-like protein 22 isoform X4, which yields MESDDDDDNERQFLSEVHMASLAEDLGVNRRVSRFFFQIPKALRPNIDCDGGSVVEDQKRGILQDAVPSKEIQEILQGSSYNGEACKYDDDEDGDPVISRQSIQQQKRDNSNTYDAVITLEHAMTTPLKDVGHQVWLGALLLCDFMLYAWQSFHEAIVLDLGAGVGLTSIVAAYIAQTVFCTDKGDPLLKLAQRNVERNTDTLPVKGEVRVRELDWNTQAFPSPEYNQRQTRSEFPFRAQDLQVLENCSVILAAEVVYDVELTDVFFRFLYSILIRPPAKTAYLTVEKRCSA from the exons ATggaaagtgatgatgatgatgacaacgaacGTCAGTTTCTGTCAGAAGTGCACATGGCCTCCCTGGCTGAAGATCTCGGTGTTAACCGAAGAG TTTCCAGATTCTTCTTTCAAATACCAAAGGCACTCAGACCAAACATAGACTGTGATGGGGGTAGTGTTGTTGAAGACCAGAAACGCGGCATCTTGCAGGACGCTGTTCCctcaaaagaaatacaagagaTACTACAGG GATCATCATACAACGGAGAAGCATGTAAatatgatgacgatgaagatggaGACCCAGTGATAAGCAGACAGTcaatacaacaacaaaagagaGATAACAGCAATACTTATGATGCTGTCATAACTCTAG AACATGCTATGACTACACCACTAAAAGATGTTGGGCACCAG GTGTGGCTGGGTGCTTTGCTTTTATGCGATTTCATGCTGTATGCATGGCAATCCTTTCATGAAGCCATTGTGTTGGATCTTGGAGCAGGCGTAGGGTTGACAAGTATTGTTGCAGCATACATTGCCCAAACTGTCTTTTGCACAG ACAAGGGAGACCCCCTGCTTAAGTTGGCCCAGCGTAACGTGGAAAGGAATACAGACACATTACCAGTGAAGGGAGAAGTTCGTGTTCGAGAATTAGACTGGAATACTCAGGCATTTCCTTCTCCAGAATATA ATCAACGACAGACTAGGAGTGAGTTTCCATTCAGGGCCCAGGATTTACAAGTTTTGGAGAACTGTTCAGTCATTCTGGCGGCTGAAG TCGTGTATGATGTAGAGTTGACTGACGTGTTCTTCCGATTTCTGTACAGCATTCTCATCAGACCTCCGGCCAAAACGGCCTACTTGACAGTAGAGAAGAG GTGTTCAGCATAG